In Pseudomonadota bacterium, a single genomic region encodes these proteins:
- a CDS encoding LLM class F420-dependent oxidoreductase, translated as MEFGFNVPNSGILANPGDITTISQRGEELGFSILAIPDHIVFPRSISSRYPYSADGAFTFAQDFAGDFLEPLALMAHVAAITKKARILTSVMVVPYRDPILTAKLVSTIDVMSGGRVILGCGAGWMEEEFVAVNAPPFKERGKVTDEYIMAFRELWTAENPNFKGKYTEFSDIFFAPKPVQTPHPPIWIGGESMPAIRRTARLGDAWYPIGCNPHHPLDTIEKFSAGLDSLKAEAEKVDRDPASIDLAFWAVWYGGNTPTMLDGGGRMILTGSSDDIAGDIKALEELGVRHVLFNFLGATLEDSLDNMENFAANVMSLVR; from the coding sequence ATGGAATTCGGTTTCAACGTGCCAAACAGCGGCATTCTCGCTAATCCCGGCGATATTACGACAATTTCTCAGCGCGGCGAGGAATTGGGATTCTCGATATTGGCGATTCCCGATCACATTGTATTTCCGCGCAGCATTTCCTCACGCTACCCGTATTCCGCCGATGGCGCGTTTACCTTCGCACAGGATTTTGCAGGCGATTTTCTCGAGCCCTTGGCGCTCATGGCGCATGTGGCCGCCATCACCAAAAAGGCGCGTATCCTGACCTCCGTCATGGTGGTGCCCTACCGCGATCCGATCCTCACCGCGAAGCTGGTGTCTACCATCGATGTCATGTCGGGCGGGCGGGTGATTCTTGGTTGCGGCGCCGGCTGGATGGAAGAGGAGTTCGTCGCTGTGAACGCGCCACCATTTAAGGAACGCGGCAAGGTGACGGACGAATACATCATGGCCTTCCGCGAATTATGGACTGCCGAGAATCCGAATTTCAAAGGGAAATATACCGAATTTTCCGACATCTTCTTTGCCCCCAAGCCGGTGCAAACCCCGCATCCTCCAATTTGGATCGGCGGCGAAAGCATGCCAGCCATTCGCCGCACGGCGCGCCTCGGCGACGCCTGGTATCCGATTGGCTGCAACCCGCACCATCCGCTGGACACCATTGAAAAATTCTCCGCCGGGCTCGATTCCCTCAAAGCAGAAGCTGAGAAAGTCGACCGAGACCCGGCGTCTATCGATCTCGCCTTTTGGGCGGTTTGGTATGGTGGCAATACGCCGACCATGTTGGACGGCGGCGGGCGCATGATACTGACCGGTAGCTCTGATGATATCGCCGGCGATATCAAAGCATTAGAGGAACTGGGCGTGCGCCATGTCCTCTTTAATTTTCTCGGCGCCACTCTCGAGGACTCGCTCGACAATATGGAGAATTTTGCCGCCAACGTGATGTCGTTGGTGCGCTAG